From one Odontesthes bonariensis isolate fOdoBon6 chromosome 14, fOdoBon6.hap1, whole genome shotgun sequence genomic stretch:
- the tgs1 gene encoding trimethylguanosine synthase, producing MMLDRNRVALVAEITFSRRQLPEPEDTIHCCCSRAFVQDRELYRSDNRLLSSDPANTDVQETEDEEEEAILDEETQLMASMGLPLAFVSSSDQRRARRSSDRKPATYWEGQPGEDEGEKNPHIYNKGDGAEREVSNALDVAEWTQDAGWETYWAQHGEVLLWSSWVQKHPEACLLSAEEPETFAAPWDNQDTKVAWDKHATEAYYSYWELYTYWSAQGWTTDQSEHIGSTGGEKADGMIDRGLPTVSKEQSNGTTGAENHERETKVEALSDVFGQSCTLQTGWSCGSGADIGGQLEGEFCGSEGPSDGGNDQKRPAATPPQDTAKQTDFHQATDIITKRHSSRNNMSEREDDDNEDEHPKGRVKFKRSHELDVEESPQLTPEEAWCELGLKRNVKPQFDCVLSFKGSTGSKQKRRWTKRAVCSINKHTQPQINTSLHKVQNFLEKVQKDAQMSQFDQCEEGGGSIPTEEPEFPAEMTRDEEKKRRKELESTKRENEKAVEEEGSESGSSLDATAMTNTDCNTTCTFATTSVEGEREEAQEEHPGRALARLQMPDFLLSEAPEGLNVKKPKKSIKRRKKQQVPAEMAADSELAKYWAQRYRLFSRFDDGIRLDREGWFSVTPERIAEHIALRVESSFSDSQLVIDAFCGVGGNAIQFALTGKRVLAIDIDAVRLDMARHNAAVYGVAERMDFVQGDFLQLAPRLRGDVVFLSPPWGGPDYLTADVFDIRTMMEPDGFDIFSKAKQISENIVFFLPRNTDVDQIASLAGPGGKVEVEQNFLNNKLKTVTAYFGDLIKSDTS from the exons ATGATGTTGGACAGGAACAGAGTGGCCTTGGTGGCTGAAATCACCTTCAGCAGGAGGCAGCTGCCGGAGCCAGAGGACACCATTCATTGTTGCTGCTCCAGAGCCTTCGTACA GGATAGAGAGCTGTATCGATCTGACAACAGACTGCTCTCCTCTGACCCAGCAAACACGGACGTCCAAG AAACggaggatgaagaagaggaggcGATCTTGGATGAAGAGACTCAGCTGATGGCTAGCATGGGTCTGCCTCTGGCTTTTGTCAGCTCCTCTGACCAGAGGCGAGCG AGAAGGAGCTCAGACAGGAAGCCTGCCACATACTGGGAAGGCCAACCTGGAGAGGATGAGGGAGAAAAGAATCCACACATTTACAACAAAG GTGACGGAGCTGAGAGGGAAGTGTCTAACGCATTGGATGTTGCAGAATGGACTCAGGATGCTGGCTGGGAAACCTACTGGG CTCAACACGGAGAAGTTCTGCTGTGGAGCAGCTGGGTGCAGAAACATCCCGAGGCCTGCCTGCTTTCTGCAGAGGAACCTGAAACATTTGCTGCTCCTTGGGATAACCAAGATACAAAGGTTGCTTGGGACAAGCATGCTACAGAGGCCTACTACTCATATTGGGAGCTGTACACTTATTGGTCAGCACAGGGCTGGACTACTGATCAGTCCGAGCATATTGGGAGCACTGGTGGAGAAAAAGCAGATGGGATGATTGACAGAGGCTTACCAACGGTCTCAAAAGAACAGAGCAATGGAACAACTGGAGCTGAGAACCATGAGAGAGAAACCAAAGTTGAGGCTTTGAGCGatgtgtttggacagagctGCACGTTACAGACGGGTTGGAGCTGTGGTAGTGGAGCTGACATTGGAGGGCAGttagagggagagttctgtggTTCTGAAGGCCCTTCTGATGGTGGGAATGATCAGAAGAGACCTGCTGCCACCCCACCACAGGACACTGCTAAACAAACAG attttCATCAAGCTACTGACATAATCACCAAACGGCATAGTTCAAGAAATAATATGTCAGAAAGAGAAGATGATGACAATGAAGACGAACACCCAAAAGGACGTGTCAAATTCAAGCGCAG TCATGAGCTGGATGTAGAGGAATCACCACAGCTTACACCTGAGGAGGCTTGGTGTGAACTTGGACTCAAACGCAACGTGAAGCCCCA GTTTGACTGTGTGTTAAGCTTTAAAGGCAGTACAGGTTCAAAGCAGAAGCGACGTTGGACGAAGAGGGCAGTCTGCAGCATTAACAAACATACACAGCCACAGATCAACACCTCCCTCCACAAG GTACAAAACTTCCTTGAGAAGGTTCAGAAGGATGCACAGATGAGTCAGTTTGACCAatgtgaggagggaggaggaagcATCCCGACAGAAGAGCCCGAATTTCCGGCAGAAATGACACGAGacgaagagaagaagagaagaaaggaGTTGGAGAGCACTAAGAGAGAAAACGAAAAGGCCGTTGAAGAAGAGGGTTCTGAATCTGGGTCCAGTTTAGATGCAACAGCCATGACCAACACTGATTGCAACACTACCTGCACCTTTGCCACCACGTCTGTGGAAGGTGAGAGGGAGGAGGCTCAAGAAGAGCATCCAGGGAGAGCGCTCGCACGTCTACAGATGCCGGACTTCCTCCTATCTGAAGCACCTGAAG GGTTGAATGTGAAGAAGCCAAAGAAGAGCATTAAGAGGAGAAAGAAACAGCAGGTTCCAGCAGAGATGGCAGCTGACTCTGAACTTGCTAAATACTGGGCTCAGCGCTACAGACTGTTCTCTCGCTTTGATGACGGGATCAGGCTGGATCGAG AGGGCTGGTTCTCTGTGACCCCGGAGAGGATCGCTGAGCACATCGCTCTCAGAGTGGAAAGCAGCTTTTCGGACTCTCAGCTGGTCATAGATGCCTTCTGTGGAGTGGGAGGAAACGCCATCCAATTTGCCCTCACTGGAAAAAGAG tccTGGCCATTGATATAGATGCAGTGCGGCTGGACATGGCTCGACACAACGCTGCGGTTTACGGTGTCGCCGAACGGATGGACTTTGTGCAAGGCGACTTCCTCCAGCTGGCACCCCGTCTCCGTGGTGATGTCGTCTTCCTGTCACCCCCATGGGGAGGACCAGACTACCTGACTGCTGACGTGTTTGACATTAGGACCATGATGGAACCTGATGGAT TTGATATTTTCAGCAAGGCCAAACAGATCTCGGAAAATATCGTGTTCTTCCTGCCTCGCAACACCGATGTGGATCAG ATCGCCTCTCTGGCAGGTCCGGGAGGGAAAGTGGAGGTGGAGCAGAACTTCCTCAACAACAAGCTGAAGACGGTGACCGCTTACTTCGGCGACTTGATAAAGTCAGACACTTCCTAA